AGTATAATTGGGAAACGCCTGATTCACAAGATTGAAATTCACACCATAGTTCACAATCCCCCAGGTGCTGACATACTCTCTGGCCACGGACAGCATAAAAGCCTGTTCGTACACATCAAAAGACCCCATGTTTCGATTATGGACATCCCGCTGATCAAAACCAGTCATTGCAAGATTAACCCAGCCCAATCCGACGGATGTATTTTGATCAATCACACGCGGCAGAGCGGCGCCCATAAAGGTATAGCGGGTGTCATAAAAAAGATTAGAGTACATGGATGTGAGTTCAGTTTGCTGTACGGTCATCAAACCAGCCGGATTCCAATAGACAGCACTGGCATCATCTGCCAAAGCTGTAAAGGCTCCGCCTGTGCCCAACGCTCTGGGACCGACCCCATAACGCAAAAACTCTCCGGGATAACCGGCGTTTCCTTCCCCGGACCATGTCTGAGTGCTCTGCAAAGTCATCAGGCACAGCACGACAGCAAAAGTGTATTTTATTTTGCGCATATATTCCAAACCCGGTTTCTCATGCATTCCGTTTTACTTTTTAAATACGGCAATTTTTCTAATATATTTTTCATTTCCATTCAGAGACTTGATCACACAGATATAGCCGCCATTTGCGACAATATCACCACGTTCATTTCTTCCGTCCCAGACAAGCCCCTCGCCTCCATCATTCAACCGGTTATCAGCCATCGTTTCCCACAGCGCCACCCGGTTCCCAAAGGCATCAAGAATGGTCACTTTGAGTTTAGAGGGTTCTTTTAAAGACAAGTAGAACGTTGTTGCTTCCTGCTCCGGATTGAACGGATTTGGGATAATTGGTAAAAACCTCTTCCTCATCCGGCCCCACCATAACACGAACCGGATATTCATCACTGGCATGATCTATCTCCGTCCGAATACGCTCAATTGAAGCATTTTGATCGATATCCGCTTTGTCCAGAATATAAATACTCAGCAGATGAGCTCCTTGTTCCTGAATAAGCGGGATACTGTAACTGCCGGTCGAGTCCGCGAAATCGTATCCGGTTTCCTCAATCGGTATAAAATGAGCGATACTGTCGGGCTGTGCCATTTCAAAAGCAAGTTTTTCGATGATCCAGAGTCCTGCCAATTCACCCGGAGATTGATCCCAGGCCCTGAATGAAAACTGATAAGAATCAGACAGCTTTACGGCTTTAGGTCCATTAAAAGCGTGCAATACAGGCGGCTGCACGTCATAAATAATCGAATTTCCGGTATCAAATTGTTTTCCGGAACGATTTTTAACCTGAACATACAAATTATATTGTTTTATCAATGCCGAGGTTTGAAAAGAATGCTCAGAGACAATAAACTTTTTGTTTTGATTTAGATATTCAAAAGACTGTTGCTGCAAACTGTCCGGATGTACAGCAAATCGAATGGAATCAATCTCTCCGCCTAAAATTTCCACAAGCGCAATGACGGTTTTTTCGTCTGTGAACTCACTATCAATCCGATCAGGCACATCAGGGATCCCGTTTTCTGAGGTGATCTGATTTTGATATTCAGAGCGGTCAAACAGTGTCAATGCGATTTCAGGCGGAGTCTGCAGACGGATATAGACGCTATCGATTCCAGCATTCCCCGCAGAATCCACGGCCGCGAGATGCCACATTCCGCTTTCTGTCACATCAATAACACTGCTTGATGCAAATGAGACTTGATTCAGAGTATCTGTATCGAAATTCATCGCACTGACAGAATCAAAATCAGAATCAGTTGATGCGATCAGACGATCCATGGTTTTCGGATATTCACAGCTGATATCGACAGAAAGCCTGAAATTCATGCCGGATACAAACAACGTATCAGCAGAGCTTTGCACATTCAGTCCGAGTGTCTGGTCTAAAAAGCGGACGTTCGGCGTGCTGTTATCGGACCAGTTTCCAGCCTTGTCACGAACCCGAATATTACAGGTGAGTGTTTCAAAATTTCCGGAAACAGGTTTGAATTTCAAACGACAATCCTGCTGAAATTCAAGATACAGCCGGCACGTCTGTCCATGATCCGTTCAGCTGAATGAATTCAATTTGATTTGACAACGCCATTGAATCCACATCATTATCAGTCACACTCGAACTCAGCAAGACCGCCAAACTGTCCGAAAACCCGGTGCGGGCAGCAAAGGGCTGGTCATTCAGATCAGATAAACTGGATTGGGGCGCTGCCGGAGGCGTGGAATCATAAACAATAGAATCCCGGGTGATATCACTGGTATAGTCATTATTCAGGACCACTTTGGCAAGCACACTATATGTGCTGTCTGAGTGCAGTTCAGGATACAAATCTTGCAAATCAATCAAAAACTGATTATGTTCGGAATTCACATCCCAGACCACCACATCGGTCTGCGCATCGTTATAAAAATAAAAAGAGTCTGCTTTGGACATGTCAAAATTCATATTGATAATACTGATATTGACACGCTCTTCATTGGTATATCCGGGCTGGGCCTTGTTTTTCTGCGATGTATCGGACAAGGTGATATCAAATCGTGGAATCACCGGGATTGTTTCAAAAATGGGAAGAGTTTCATTTCCTGCGGAATCAACGCATGACACCGTAAACTCGCCGTTACCGGTGGGAACAAAAATCTCTACATCCGCATCCACTGCCATTTTCTGCCTTTGAAACAACAACAGCGAATCATTAACAATGATCCGGGACAGATCCTGGATCTGATCTAAAAGCCCTTGAAAACGAATGCCAACCCTATCTGCACCGGTTGAGGACGTATCTCCGCTGGAAATATCAAATGCGATAACCCGGGAGGCCTGCAGTTCAGCAACCCGGTTGTCATATTTTATAGTATCAGTTGCGGCAGCAGAAACATTGCCGGCAAAATCGCTGACTTTATAGGAAAGCGTCCACTGCCGATTATCTGTATCAGGCAGGGAATCGGAAAATACCAAGCTTTGCAATTCACGACAGTACGGAACCGGTTCCAGCCGCTTGATTTTAAAGAGATCGTCATCTGCGGATTCCAGCGTCACATTCACAATTCTTTCATTGGTCCATCCTGTGAACGCGCCATTGCGTTGATCCACCTGAAAGGGATTGGCATCCGATACGACTGTATTAAGCTCAAAAATCATATTATCAAAAATGAGAGAACGCGTTATAGCGGGAATCTGTTCATTCATGGCGCTGTCCAACGCGGTGACCCTAAATTGAATCGTTGAACCGGATTCGGGAATCTTTCCCAAATCAAAGAGCACACTATCCCGATCAAAAGGCAGCACAGATTCCTGACCAGCCGAGGTAATCCGCAAATAACTGCCTGCGTTGTCTTTGAATGAAAAGTCATAAAGAAGGACCCAAATGGAATCCGTGTACCCGGGTTGGGGAGCAAAACATATATTTTTGTGGATATCAAGATCACTGACGGTGAATGCGGTCAACTCGGGGGCGTAAAGATCAAATATAACAGGTCGATTCCGCACAGACCGGTTTCCCGCCCTGTCAGAAACGCTAATTCCAAAAGAATCCTTGACATCCATGTCCGAACGCACACGCACGGTAAAGGTCAACGTATCTGTTAAAGCCGGAACATCTGACGGCAGAATAATTGAAATCTGGTCCGGTTGAATCTGCCCCAATCGCGCGGTCAAAGATTGCACATCAATTCCGGAGAGCGGATCGAACACATCGACCACAATTTCCACATAACCGTCCGCAGTGGTGTCCTGACCGGTGTATGTCCGTTCCTCAAAAAATATTTCCGGCGCCTTCGTGTCAATGTTGACGCGAATCGAATCAAGTTTATCCGCCGTATTTCCCTGTAGAATCCAATTGGCGGCACGCGCCTCCCCCGCTCCATGTGATATATGTGAATACGATGCATCCCGTCCGCGCAAATAAAAAGTTCTGGAATCTCCGTTGGACAATTCAACAGGCAGGGTGCCGCTTACCTTCGTGGTCTCTACCGTTCCATCGGGAACCTCAATAAACGTCGAACAGACCTCCAGTCCGGCAGTGTCCCAAATACAAGCGCGGTAGATACCGGCGTCATCGGCCAGTGTATAATTGATTTGAAATTGCGTTTGATTGAACCAGTTCCCCGCCAGAGAATCAACACCATCGATAAGAAATGACTCGGACGTCGGCAGTGTGCGGTCCTGGGTGGAATAGACGCTTTGCTGACTCCAGCCTCCGGCACGCGGCCCCTCTTGCAAAGAAGCCCAGAGCCGGGCCCGATAATAAATCTTTTGTTGAGCAGGCAACGCATTCGCATTCAAATCCCGGCCAAAATAAACCAGAGAGTCGGCATAGGCAGACGGAAAGGCGTCATGTCCGTCAAACGTGCGCTCAAAATCATCGGTCAGCGAAGCCTGCACTTCAACAATGCAGTGATTCAAGGATATCTGCTCATCCCGGATCATCAGCGGACCCTGCAGTTGATCCCAGTAAACCACATTCCTGTTCCCGGTGGTGTATTCAGGCTCTGCCAGCATGGTCAGGACAGGAATATCGGGGTCGGCGCTGACAATTTGTTCAGATTCAATAGCCCGGATGATCGACTCATAAACCGCCTGTTCCACTTCCGGCGGTCTTTGGGGTTCCGCGAACACACCTTGAAACCCGACAATCAGTGCAAACAGAAATAATGTTATAAAAGTCTGATATTTGGTTTTCATAATTAATTTCATTCCATCAGATTCCTGGAAAGCTTATTTGATTAGCAGCATTTTGCCGAGTTTCTGCTGTGTTTTGTCGTCAGAGCTTAGCTGAACCCTGAAATAATAAATTCCGCTGGCCACCGGGTTGCCGAAACTGTCTTTGCCGTACCAGTGCGCAGCATGCATGCCTTTTTCACGGTAGGCGTTGACGAGCGTTTTGACCTTTCGGCCCTGAACATTATAAATATCCACATTCACATGACCTGCGGCTTCCAGGTTAAAGGTAATCCGGGTCCCGGAATTGAAAGGATTGGGGTAATTTCCAAATGCATTTTCATCTGTTGACAATTGAGTGGCTGCTAAATCTGAATCAGGGATTTGTAAAGTCTTAATTATCGTATCAGATACCGCCCATAAACTATTTATTGTATTGTTCAAAAACATATTGACTCTAACCGTAAAACTACCCTCTTCCTTTAAAGGAATTGGCACGGTAATTTCAGGTCCTAATGTATCCGCATTCCAGCTTTGCAAGGGCTTTGTCTGGTCATTTTGCTTCAAATCGATCTGTACAACTTTTTGCTGATACATATCCAGATTAAAATTGGATAAATCTATAATTAAAAGCTCAAAATCACGAGTAGTATATCTAACACCATTTACAATTCTTTCCCAATTAAGCCATTTTACGGCAGGAGATGTTTTTGCTGCAACAACAATTTCATGATCCGTTTGTGTGTAATCAAAAACATGATCCACTTTATCAACAGACCCTATACGATAAACCAACTTGCCTTGATAATCAAATTCATCGACATAAAAAGTATCAAGACCCGTATCAGCAATTTTGGAAAAACAGCTGTCTGGTTCATACTGTTTCTTGCGATATACTATATAGTTATCCAAGCCGCTTTCATCATCCTCCGTTGCCCCCCATCTTAAACGAACCCATCCTTGAGTCATGTCATCGTTATAGAAAATTTCTTCAGTTGAAAGTGAGGGAATATCTTTCGGGGGATAACAATCCGGTATAATAGAAAGAGATTCCGAGTCTGCACTCTCATTATTTTCAAAATCCCGGAAATTAGCAGACACTCTGTAGGGTAGATTATTAATATTTTCAATAATAATAGAGCCACCATTGGTTAAATCAAAATTATAATCTGATTGTTCTGGAAAGTCCAGCCATGGACTGTAAAAATTTTTCTGGCCTGAATTGATTAAAGAATCACGGATAACCCTGTATCTAACCGACTTTGGAGTGCTCGTAAAATTTTGCTTTATATAGGAAGCTTCAAGAGGCAAAACAGCTGTTGTGTCTGTACATTGTACATAATGAAATGAATCAGCAATAAATACAATTGTGCGACTTGTATCTACGCTTAATTTCGGAGGGGGTAAAATCTTGGGCAAAATTTGGGGGGCGGGAGAAAGTTTTGAATTTCCAGCTTTGTCAAATGCAACAATAGAGTATTTGTAATTTTCATTTGAATTATAATTAAATAAAGTGTCCTCGTAAAAAACCTTCTCGGTAACAGCATCATACATAATCTTTGCAACTATCTCACTCCCTCTGTCAGTTGACCTGATAAGATTATAATAATTTACACCAGAGACACTGTCTTTTGCATGTTTCCATAATAATTGTACCAAAACAGGTTCTTGCCACTTTGTACGCAATGTATCCAAATTTACATCAGAGGGAGGAGAGGCATCCTGTGTTGTAGAGGTGGTATCAGAACGTAAAATATATCCATT
This genomic window from candidate division KSB1 bacterium contains:
- a CDS encoding FlgD immunoglobulin-like domain containing protein, whose product is MKSIFFSLYIVLILLFFNYSFVIRGQTKELSDSHESEKEKPSYFSDKSPLAKSTFDTLRLDTSHNSYPKVLSFPMDIKLEPRKKTNQLVLKDVIYTGYYRLKIKAKNVDRPQNPVGYRLFINNEKVYYVSSSNGTVSDSDEYIDHGLHLLKKGESNFIYIRSVGEDSIQFNEFQLISPPHIYPEPEFTKGTSNSIKFIISEQSENLRVVAFNPLLSDAYIESGNIYKTGDDTSYTAEFIRLLDAKQYQYFIKVEDDNGYILRSDTTSTTQDASPPSDVNLDTLRTKWQEPVLVQLLWKHAKDSVSGVNYYNLIRSTDRGSEIVAKIMYDAVTEKVFYEDTLFNYNSNENYKYSIVAFDKAGNSKLSPAPQILPKILPPPKLSVDTSRTIVFIADSFHYVQCTDTTAVLPLEASYIKQNFTSTPKSVRYRVIRDSLINSGQKNFYSPWLDFPEQSDYNFDLTNGGSIIIENINNLPYRVSANFRDFENNESADSESLSIIPDCYPPKDIPSLSTEEIFYNDDMTQGWVRLRWGATEDDESGLDNYIVYRKKQYEPDSCFSKIADTGLDTFYVDEFDYQGKLVYRIGSVDKVDHVFDYTQTDHEIVVAAKTSPAVKWLNWERIVNGVRYTTRDFELLIIDLSNFNLDMYQQKVVQIDLKQNDQTKPLQSWNADTLGPEITVPIPLKEEGSFTVRVNMFLNNTINSLWAVSDTIIKTLQIPDSDLAATQLSTDENAFGNYPNPFNSGTRITFNLEAAGHVNVDIYNVQGRKVKTLVNAYREKGMHAAHWYGKDSFGNPVASGIYYFRVQLSSDDKTQQKLGKMLLIK